One stretch of Saccharomonospora xinjiangensis XJ-54 DNA includes these proteins:
- a CDS encoding lipase family protein → MRPPGRSRRLLAALAATATAVTSITTVATSPTANADQATVDATGDFYTPPAPLPAGEPGDLIRYEESRFYLDPVKLIEPHADTYRLMYRSSDTHGEANAVTGTLLVPEAEWRGDGARPLVSYAPGTQGVGDDCAPSKKLALGLEYEGPFITGLLALGYAVVVTDYEGLGTPGMHTYVNRASEAHAVLDAAKAAQQLPEAGLSPDGPVVLAGYSQGGGASAAAAELVDEYAPELDVKGAYAGAPPANLAEVAPVLDGHYAAGFLGFSLLSLDAAYEEVDLDDVVNDKGKRLMTGLAEACTEDAILKYAFLRTSTLTKDGRPLEDYLGEEPYASVVGQQRIGERAPDVPVFVLHSKLDDIVPYDQGRQMAVDWCERGGTVQFTTSYVPSHIGGMLRAYPQAVYWLSGILEGDQPRNTCANLIS, encoded by the coding sequence ATGCGTCCACCCGGTCGAAGCCGACGTCTGCTTGCCGCGCTCGCCGCGACCGCCACCGCGGTGACGAGTATCACCACGGTGGCCACGAGCCCCACCGCCAACGCCGACCAGGCCACGGTGGACGCCACCGGCGACTTCTACACACCGCCGGCGCCGCTCCCCGCAGGCGAACCCGGTGACCTGATCAGGTACGAGGAGAGCCGCTTCTACCTCGACCCCGTGAAGCTCATCGAACCCCACGCCGACACTTACCGGCTCATGTACCGCAGCAGCGACACCCACGGCGAGGCGAACGCCGTGACCGGAACCCTGCTGGTGCCCGAGGCGGAGTGGCGTGGCGACGGCGCACGTCCGCTGGTGAGCTACGCACCGGGCACGCAGGGCGTCGGCGACGACTGCGCGCCGTCGAAGAAGCTGGCACTCGGGCTCGAGTACGAGGGCCCGTTCATCACCGGCCTGCTCGCGCTCGGCTACGCCGTCGTGGTCACCGACTACGAGGGCCTCGGCACTCCCGGCATGCACACCTACGTCAACAGGGCGTCCGAGGCACACGCGGTGCTGGACGCGGCGAAGGCCGCCCAGCAGTTGCCGGAGGCGGGGCTCTCCCCGGACGGCCCCGTGGTGCTCGCAGGCTACTCGCAGGGCGGTGGAGCATCGGCGGCCGCGGCCGAACTCGTGGACGAGTACGCCCCGGAACTCGACGTCAAGGGCGCCTACGCCGGTGCGCCTCCCGCGAACCTCGCCGAGGTGGCTCCCGTGCTCGACGGCCACTACGCGGCGGGATTCCTCGGGTTCTCGCTGCTCAGCCTCGACGCAGCCTACGAGGAGGTGGACCTCGACGACGTGGTGAACGACAAGGGAAAGCGGCTCATGACCGGGCTCGCCGAGGCGTGCACGGAGGACGCGATCCTGAAGTACGCCTTCCTCCGCACCTCGACACTGACCAAGGACGGAAGGCCGCTGGAGGACTACCTCGGCGAGGAGCCGTACGCCTCGGTGGTGGGGCAGCAGCGGATCGGTGAACGCGCCCCCGACGTCCCCGTGTTCGTGCTGCACAGCAAACTCGACGACATCGTGCCCTACGACCAGGGCAGGCAGATGGCGGTGGACTGGTGTGAGCGGGGCGGCACCGTGCAGTTCACGACGTCGTACGTGCCGTCGCATATCGGCGGGATGCTGCGGGCCTACCCACAGGCGGTCTACTGGCTTTCGGGGATACTCGAAGGCGATCAGCCCCGCAACACGTGCGCGAACCTGATCTCCTGA